In Pedobacter heparinus DSM 2366, the following are encoded in one genomic region:
- a CDS encoding zinc-dependent alcohol dehydrogenase, translated as MKQATLISPGNIVFSEVGTPTELGDNDVLINIKKIGICGSDIHAYKGKHPFTPFPVIQGHEYSGEVVAIGAEVRSVKIGDKVTGRPQLTCGTCGPCCAGLYNVCANLKVEGFQAPGTARDYFVLPEDRTYVAPDQVSYDEIALLEPAAVAAHATAMIRDIENKNIVVTGAGPIGNLIAQFAKIRGAKRVIVTDFNDFRLNQLKQTGIGDLINLSVETFEEGIDRILKGESFQVGIEAVGVEPALYNLINNIEKAGQVLIVGVYEEFPRLNMGFVGEHELSIQGSMMYKHEDYLQALNFVVSGQLVLKTLITHRFDFQDYNEAYAFIEKNASQTIKVLIDVN; from the coding sequence ATGAAACAAGCTACATTAATTTCACCGGGGAATATTGTTTTTTCTGAAGTGGGTACACCAACTGAATTAGGGGATAATGATGTTTTAATAAACATAAAAAAAATAGGTATTTGCGGCTCTGATATCCATGCTTATAAAGGGAAGCACCCTTTTACACCTTTTCCTGTAATCCAGGGGCATGAATACAGCGGAGAGGTAGTTGCGATAGGGGCAGAGGTGCGATCTGTTAAGATTGGTGATAAGGTGACAGGCAGGCCTCAGCTGACTTGCGGTACATGCGGGCCTTGTTGTGCCGGATTGTACAACGTATGCGCTAATCTGAAAGTTGAAGGTTTTCAGGCACCGGGTACGGCGAGGGACTATTTTGTGCTGCCCGAAGACAGGACTTATGTTGCGCCTGATCAGGTTAGTTATGATGAAATTGCTTTGCTGGAGCCTGCAGCTGTAGCGGCGCATGCCACGGCCATGATCAGGGATATTGAAAACAAAAATATTGTGGTAACTGGTGCAGGTCCGATTGGTAACCTGATTGCGCAGTTTGCAAAAATCCGTGGTGCCAAACGCGTGATTGTTACAGATTTCAATGATTTTCGTTTAAACCAGTTAAAGCAAACCGGTATCGGCGATCTGATAAATCTGAGTGTTGAAACATTTGAAGAAGGAATTGACCGCATACTAAAAGGAGAAAGCTTCCAGGTAGGAATAGAAGCCGTAGGTGTGGAGCCGGCACTATATAACCTGATCAACAATATAGAAAAAGCTGGACAGGTACTTATTGTTGGTGTTTACGAAGAATTTCCGAGGTTAAACATGGGCTTTGTTGGTGAGCATGAACTTTCTATCCAGGGTTCTATGATGTATAAGCACGAAGATTATCTGCAGGCGCTGAATTTTGTGGTGTCGGGACAACTCGTGTTGAAAACCCTGATTACGCACCGGTTTGATTTTCAGGATTATAATGAAGCTTATGCATTTATTGAGAAGAATGCATCACAAACTATAAAAGTATTAATTGACGTAAATTAG
- a CDS encoding sialate O-acetylesterase codes for MKYLICMLFISLGFFFNPVYAQLRLPSFFSDHMILQRDTVTSIWGWARAGAEVVVIPDWTTDSLKVTTDGNAKWQLKLPVGKAGKPHRIKIISKKDTVILNDVIFGELWLCSGQSNMQWNALNDLKEMKDVLPGIRNSNIRFLNVSNIASAYPQDDLVNSWQLCDSTSASTFSAIGYFFAEEISKRLNVPVGIINASWGGTCAEVWTPGELVMNDELLLKASQLKKVAPRKPNLPGYAWNSMVHPLVGYTIAGVLWYQGEDNVASYDSYERLFAMMIKSWRKSWNDEFPFYFAQIAPYTYKNKELPKAAYLREQQTFTALHNERVKMVLTSDLVSDIKNIHPTRKREVAKRFANVALHENYKINLQNPYSALYKAAQVKGDKIEVSFFNMEGNTFDNKSGEIEGLFIAGEDQVFHQAKAKSMRARLLVYSDQVKKPVAVRYAFSETDETRLHTTNGLPVSLFRTDNWLQFTKKE; via the coding sequence ATGAAATATTTGATTTGTATGCTATTTATTAGCCTGGGATTTTTTTTTAATCCGGTTTATGCCCAACTCAGGCTTCCTTCTTTTTTCTCTGATCACATGATCCTGCAGCGGGATACGGTGACTTCGATATGGGGCTGGGCACGGGCTGGCGCAGAAGTAGTGGTCATTCCGGACTGGACAACAGATTCTTTAAAAGTAACTACAGATGGCAATGCAAAATGGCAGTTGAAGTTGCCGGTGGGAAAAGCCGGAAAACCACACCGCATTAAAATCATCTCAAAAAAAGATACGGTTATCCTTAATGATGTAATTTTTGGAGAGTTGTGGTTATGTTCAGGGCAATCTAATATGCAATGGAATGCATTGAATGATTTAAAAGAAATGAAAGATGTGCTGCCGGGTATCCGTAATTCCAATATACGGTTTTTAAATGTGAGTAATATCGCTTCAGCTTATCCGCAGGACGACCTGGTTAACTCATGGCAGCTGTGTGATTCTACAAGTGCCTCAACATTCAGCGCCATCGGATATTTTTTCGCTGAAGAAATCTCCAAACGCTTAAATGTACCGGTGGGGATCATCAATGCCAGCTGGGGAGGTACCTGTGCGGAAGTATGGACACCAGGGGAACTAGTCATGAACGATGAACTGTTATTGAAGGCTTCGCAGCTGAAGAAGGTTGCGCCCAGAAAACCAAACCTGCCCGGCTATGCCTGGAACAGTATGGTCCACCCTTTGGTTGGATACACTATTGCGGGCGTACTTTGGTATCAGGGAGAGGATAATGTGGCTTCTTATGACTCGTATGAACGCTTATTCGCGATGATGATCAAAAGTTGGCGCAAATCCTGGAATGATGAATTTCCGTTTTACTTTGCGCAGATTGCCCCCTATACCTATAAAAATAAAGAATTGCCGAAAGCAGCTTATTTGCGCGAGCAACAGACCTTTACCGCATTGCATAACGAGCGGGTGAAAATGGTGCTGACATCAGATCTAGTTTCGGACATCAAAAACATCCACCCTACAAGAAAAAGAGAGGTAGCGAAACGCTTTGCTAATGTCGCCCTGCACGAGAATTACAAAATTAACCTTCAGAATCCTTATTCAGCATTGTATAAGGCTGCACAGGTAAAAGGGGATAAAATAGAAGTGTCTTTTTTTAATATGGAGGGAAATACATTTGATAACAAATCCGGAGAAATTGAAGGATTGTTTATAGCCGGGGAAGACCAGGTATTTCACCAGGCAAAAGCAAAAAGTATGAGGGCCAGACTCCTGGTGTATAGCGATCAGGTTAAAAAACCTGTAGCTGTACGGTATGCTTTTTCTGAAACTGATGAAACCAGACTGCATACCACTAACGGACTTCCAGTATCCCTTTTCAGGACGGACAACTGGTTGCAGTTCACTAAAAAAGAATAA
- a CDS encoding calcineurin-like phosphoesterase C-terminal domain-containing protein has translation MKKLSFIFLLFVTVCACKKQSTAKKTGQEEVPIKTELSDATTLYGLVLDQNNTPLPGIVFSDGFTTAKTDQNGVYQLSRHKKAKFVFYSIPADGEIMVDENNYPLFYQELVSKEKRIRHDFKINKKATAQKFTLFAVADPQCRNLAELARFKNETIADIKVNVPKYPNVIGLTLGDIIFDTPELWGEMKNAMAKQALPFFQTIGNHDHLQTATSEDVGEEGFRKQFGPTYYSFDRANTHIVVVDNVMYSEKQTYRGGLLENHWKWLQEDLAHVSKDKMVIFACHIPFRNGNSVNHVDYYSEILNLLSTFKEAHIFAGHTHYQTNYIHNINGKEIFEHVHGTASGAWWNSTICADGTPNGYAIYEIEGNVMKNWKYKSTNYPDDFQMRVYNADQVFGPANKYTYVFGASVNLNLSGSGWIVANIWNASKYWKVELFQDGQKVQDMVAKTSRDLWATYYHMEELGKTKGSDFDKTENHFYIGKLSGNVNTANFEVRATDGFGNVYKANNLKVDFSGIGVYN, from the coding sequence ATGAAAAAATTAAGTTTTATCTTTCTCCTCTTCGTGACAGTATGTGCATGTAAAAAACAAAGCACTGCGAAAAAAACAGGGCAGGAAGAAGTACCGATAAAGACCGAGCTAAGCGATGCCACTACTTTATATGGGCTAGTTTTAGACCAGAATAATACACCATTGCCAGGAATAGTTTTTAGTGATGGGTTTACGACTGCAAAAACAGACCAAAACGGTGTATATCAACTGAGCAGACATAAAAAAGCGAAGTTTGTATTTTACAGTATCCCTGCCGATGGCGAGATTATGGTAGATGAGAACAATTATCCGCTGTTTTACCAGGAGCTGGTCAGCAAAGAAAAAAGGATCCGCCATGATTTTAAGATCAATAAAAAAGCTACAGCGCAAAAGTTTACCTTATTTGCTGTTGCCGATCCGCAGTGCCGAAACTTGGCAGAACTGGCCCGCTTTAAGAATGAAACTATAGCTGATATCAAAGTTAACGTACCTAAATACCCGAATGTGATTGGGCTTACTTTGGGGGACATTATTTTTGACACACCAGAATTGTGGGGCGAAATGAAAAATGCAATGGCTAAACAGGCACTCCCTTTTTTCCAGACGATAGGAAACCATGACCATTTGCAGACAGCGACCAGCGAAGACGTAGGAGAGGAAGGTTTTAGAAAACAGTTTGGCCCTACTTATTATTCTTTTGACAGAGCCAATACCCACATCGTAGTAGTCGACAATGTGATGTATTCGGAGAAACAAACCTATCGTGGTGGCTTGCTTGAAAATCACTGGAAATGGTTGCAGGAAGACCTTGCACATGTAAGCAAAGACAAGATGGTGATCTTCGCATGTCATATCCCATTCAGAAATGGTAACTCAGTTAATCATGTGGATTATTATAGCGAGATTTTAAACCTGCTGAGTACATTTAAAGAAGCCCATATTTTTGCCGGACATACCCATTACCAGACCAATTATATCCATAATATAAATGGTAAGGAAATTTTTGAACATGTTCATGGGACTGCGAGTGGTGCCTGGTGGAACTCAACTATCTGCGCTGATGGTACACCAAACGGTTATGCAATTTACGAAATTGAAGGTAACGTCATGAAAAACTGGAAGTATAAGTCGACCAATTATCCAGACGATTTTCAAATGAGGGTGTACAATGCCGATCAGGTGTTTGGCCCCGCTAATAAGTACACCTATGTTTTTGGTGCCAGCGTTAATCTCAATCTTAGCGGTTCCGGCTGGATAGTGGCCAATATCTGGAATGCCAGTAAATACTGGAAAGTAGAATTGTTCCAGGACGGGCAGAAAGTGCAGGATATGGTTGCTAAAACATCTCGTGATTTATGGGCTACTTATTACCATATGGAAGAACTGGGTAAAACAAAGGGTTCTGATTTTGATAAAACAGAAAACCATTTTTACATCGGTAAATTGTCTGGAAATGTCAATACCGCAAATTTTGAAGTTCGCGCAACAGATGGTTTTGGAAATGTATATAAAGCGAATAACCTGAAAGTAGATTTCTCGGGTATTGGTGTCTATAACTAA